The Chitinophagales bacterium genomic sequence AAGCCAGTACTACACAAGCCAGTAATATCACAATTGCTATCAGAGTTATCATAAGTTTATTTTTCTTTTAATATTTCTTCAATCTTGCGCGCAAAATACGCCTTTTTTTGTGGTTTCTGCAAACTTAATTTCTTATACATATCTATGGCACGGTCGTATCGGCCCTGCTTTACCAGTACCTCAGCCAACGATTCGCTGGCAAGGTTCTCTTCTTTCGTTATAGAGTTTACCGCCATCTCAAATACGTTCTCCGGTATCTCTTCATTTTCTTCTTCCAGCGCAGCAGCCAGTTTTTCTTTTTGCCACATGGTTTTTAGTTCGCGCTGATCCTGCTCCTCTTCCTGCGCCTGTTGTTTTTTCTTTTTATAGAACATCAGCCATTCTGAGAAACTCATGACCACCATAAGCGACTTGTCCGGCTCGGGTATATTGAGCGTATGGTCCTGTTTACCTATGTCTGCAGGTATATCATTTGACACATGCATGCCCTGGTGCAGGAAATAGTCTTCAGTATAGATCGGGGGAATTAAATTCTCGTTATCGTTGTCCATGTTTGACTTGTCAAACAGTTGTTCCACTTTTTCACTAACTGGTGAGGTAGTTGTATCATCAATATGAACCGGCTCTTCCTCCTGCATGCTGATATTGGAGGCAATTTCCTCTTCTGCGAGCTGTTCCTCTACTGGAGGAGGTGGTGGCGCTTCGTTTCTTTTGCCCCTGATAAATCCTGTATTTCCGGGATTGAACCCTTCTGCTGGAATCTCTTTTTCTATAGCCGGAGATTCTTCTTTTACATCCGAAGTTTCTTCTTCTGTTCTTACCCCGTTTTCAGTGGAGTACTCTTCAACAATAGTTTCTACTTCAATACGCTCTTCCTGTAGCTCATCTGCTACTTCCTGCGGCACTGTCCTTTTTCTTCTGGCATCCTGTTCTACCGGTACGACAAACTCAACATCTTCGCCGTTTACTGCGTCTTGCAGGTATTGGCTGTATTGGAGCCAGTTGCCTGTATAGAGCTGCATACGCGACATCATATCCGGCGTAAACGGTTCCAGCTTGTGTTGCTGAGCAGCCTGCATATAACGTGCCGGAACAAAATACGGGTATGTTTCTACAAGCTCTCTTATACTGTCCGCATCCGCATCATTAATATTCTGCGGTTCGTTCAGCATCTGGGATATATATGATATTGATGATGATGTGATCATATTTGTTTATTCGAAATTGCTTACCAATTTACGAAAGCTTTATTAAAAATGTCATTGGCCAGTTGCTCGCCTATTTCAGTTATCAAGCGCGATTCTTCGCTCTGCAATGTTTTGTTAGCAGCAAAATCAGCAAACCTGGTAAAGGTCTCGGTAAAGTTAGCCTTTTCATTCAACCTGTTCTCAAATTTTATCTGCACCGCTATAGTAAGCCTGTTCTGGCTGGCCGTCTGCGTATTCTCTACGCCGGTAACGCTTACATTATACTGGGTGATCGTGCCG encodes the following:
- a CDS encoding LptE family protein, which encodes MAYRLLSLLLPFILFATAGCGVYSFTGASIEGKTIKIITLDNKARNVVPTLSPSLTTKIRSRILSQTGLSPVSSDDADYEISGTITQYNVSVTGVENTQTASQNRLTIAVQIKFENRLNEKANFTETFTRFADFAANKTLQSEESRLITEIGEQLANDIFNKAFVNW